A window of Corythoichthys intestinalis isolate RoL2023-P3 chromosome 14, ASM3026506v1, whole genome shotgun sequence contains these coding sequences:
- the pask gene encoding PAS domain-containing serine/threonine-protein kinase isoform X1, which produces MYTTMSLASEAHFDATGSLVDKRATICVVPDLSSDLLEDEFDMNRSYPCARKSLQKRNLLELHRRYYCESSSARKHPDSDTSLDVVPRLPTMSESEDNLFDRLISTNCGLPGPPLAVNPNKVLLTVDCKSREIISCNDEASKLFSCTPDELCGKKLMCILKKTTQVLEEALPEDYLLKDGSVASSLGKVVDVVTMFGEVPMLVCTHRESQNGEEHILVKMENVQRISASLTFSQDGSILTCDSAFAHLHGYHHPEDLKGLSVMELIPSLQIPLHCQALPKMLRVQRVCGKSREGASVPLCVKLQGAVECARPQQQHSSESFAGEDACIKGDSRVISPSPTLEYNGTVWAFAPLSGLLLLRADGSICSINNQQALSLFGYSKNELLGKCVTFLMPGFYGWVSDSIRKSSSFQGTQAEAAKSTAKSDADPSSLVAGDMAMVHEACRRRSSTGRGRIFTGNCTKLDKQGSALLTLSPPAVSSTRVVNANDTQELLEQAAQVAATISSHSSDMGERTEALLKTFAWVERPEGDATCVISTEQLGSKYEQALLENDIDAGTKNGHAFGAKDKCISTTSVLQDSSFEVISIESRSSSGFCERIAGQGGSDPCRAEVSCFLDVNSNGDLVTRALADLDLSSAVVVSVRAGSDENQNSMTSCDTAELLRTPSPCDLDPEDRPASPDKETKYRSTEEQSENHMDQWPALSSIHKESGQEFCIPGSNEVQSTDDLPATSTPKKQKMIELALKSDMPRLLEGRFEGSAYHRDGTRVEVQCDIVRADLPDGTRMYCVWVSKPGQHWSVSQSDRSLDKSTASLGERIGEVCHGEALRSTLDLENSRACDGQFEEEYKPIKAVGKGAFGFVWRAIRRCDGQEVIVKFISKARIISDCWVDDPMLGRVSQEIAILTRVQHHNIVKVLEVFENGSYFQMVMEKHGDGLDLFEFIDMQPQLDEPLASYIFRQLVAAIFYLRSKNILHRDIKDENIIIDKCFHIRLIDFGSATMMAPGKLFYNFCGTLEYCSPEVLQGNPYEGPDLEMWSLGVLLYTLLFSENPFSGVAEILEAKINPPFPLSSELHTLLCGLLHPKPTQRMTLDQLLLQSWITQPISLAEYTWTEVFPETQNNCSPQHQYASPQRYAGQDLFPDEGDDTLPDEEDDEERLSMVALESELQKYLNEN; this is translated from the exons ATGTACACAACAATGTCACTGGCCAGCGAagctcattttgatgccacagggAGCTTGGTGGATAAAAGAGCGACTATTTGTGTTGTACCTGATCTTTCCTCCGACCTCCTGGAGGACGAGTTTGACATGAACAGGTCTTACCCTTGTGCACGGAAATCATTGCAGAAAAGAAACTTGCTGGAATTGCACCGACGTTATTACTGTGAATCTTCCTCAG CAAGAAAGCATCCTGACTCGGACACCTCTCTTGACGTAGTACCACGCCTGCCCACAATGTCGGAATCAGAAGACAATCTTTTTGATCGTCTTATCTCGACAAATTGTGGGCTGCCCGGCCCTCCATTGGCCGTCAACCCAAATAAAGTGCTTCTGACTGTAGATTGTAAAAGCAGAGAG ATAATATCATGTAATGATGAAGCTTCCAAATTGTTTTCATGCACCCCTGATGAGTTGTGTGGAAAAAAGCTGATGTGCATTTTGAAGAAAACCACACAGGTCTTGGAAGAGGCGTTGCCTGAGGACTATCTGCTTAAGGATGGCAGTGTTGCATCCAGTTTGGGGAAAGTG gtTGATGTTGTGACAATGTTTGGTGAAGTTCCAATGTTGGTGTGCACCCACAGGGAGTCACAAAATGGAGAAGAACATATCCTTGTCAAGATGGAGAACGTGCAACGGATTTCCGCCTCTCTGACGTTTTCGCAAGAT GGCAGTATTCTTACCTGTGACTCAGCATTTGCTCATCTCCATGGTTACCACCATCCTGAGGACTTAAAAGGACTTTCTGTTATGGAGCTAATCCCCTCTTTACAAATCCCCCTGCACTGTCAAGCATTGCCTAAA ATGCTGAGGGTTCAGAGAGTGTGTGGTAAAAGTAGAGAAGGTGCATCAGTGCCACTGTGTGTTAAGCTTCAGGGGGCGGTAGAGTGCGCGAGACCCCAGCAACAACATTCTTCGGAGAGTTTTGCTGGAGAAGATGCAT GCATCAAGGGAGACAGCAGAGTTATCTCCCCCAGCCCCACTTTGGAGTACAACGGAACAGTCTGGGCGTTCGCCCCACTGAGCGGCCTCCTCCTCCTGCGAGCTGATGGTTCAATCTGCAGCATCAACAATCAACAGGCTCTCAGTCTGTTTGGGTACAGCAAAAACGAGCTGCTCGGAAAG TGTGTCACTTTCCTCATGCCCGGTTTCTATGGATGGGTGTCCGATTCGATCAGAAAGAGCAGTTCATTCCAAGGGACTCAAGCTGAGGCTGCTAAAAGTACAGCAAAATCTG ATGCGGACCCTTCTTCTTTGGTGGCTGGAGACATGGCAATGGTACACGAGGCCTGCCGGAGGAGATCCTCCACAGGAAGAGGCAGGATCTTCACTGGGAACTGTACCAAGCTGGACAAACAAGGAAGTGCTTTGTTGACTCTGTCCCCTCCTGCTGTCTCCTCCACACGTGTGGTGAA TGCGAATGACACCCAAGAACTGTTGGAGCAGGCGGCCCAGGTAGCTGCCACCATTAGTAGCCACTCCTCAGACATGGGTGAAAGAACTGAGGCTCTCCTGAAGACTTTTGCCTGGGTGGAGCGTCCAGAGGGAGATGCCACCTGTGTAATTTCCACTGAGCAACTGGGATCGAAATATGAACAGGCGCTTCTTGAAAATGATATCGATGCAG GCACAAAGAATGGACATGCTTTTGGGGCCAAAGACAAATGCATATCTACAACATCAGTCCTGCAAGACTCCAGCTTTGAGGTCATTTCAATTGAGAGCAG atCTTCCTCCGGCTTTTGTGAAAGGATTGCTGGCCAGGGTGGTTCTGATCCATGTCGGGCTGAGGTCAGCTGTTTCCTGGACGTTAACAGCAACGGCGATCTGGTGACTCGAGCCCTGGCTGATCTAGATCTGAGCAGCGCTGTTGTTGTCAGCGTCCGAGCGGGCAGCGATGAAAACCAGAACTCCATGACGTCCTGCGATACGGCCGAGCTGCTACGCACACCCTCCCCCTGCGACCTCGACCCAGAAGATCGGCCTGCCAGCCCTGATAAAGAGACCAAATATCGCTCCACTGAAGAGCAGTCAGAGAACCATATGGATCAATGGCCTGCTCTTTCTTCCATTCACAAAGAAAGCGGCCAGGAATTTTGCATACCTGGCAGTAATGAAGTTCAATCCACTGATGACCTTCCTGCTACATCAACACCAAAGAAACAGAAGATGATAGAGCTTGCACTCAAGTCAGACATGCCCCGGTTACTGGAAGGACGTTTTGAAGGAAGTGCTTACCACAGAGACGGCACAAGAGTTG AGGTGCAGTGCGACATTGTCCGGGCTGATCTTCCCGATGGAACCCGAATGTACTGCGTGTGGGTGAGCAAGCCAGGCCAACATTGGTCAGTTTCACAAAGCGATCGATCCCTTGACAAATCAACAGCCAGTCTTGGAGAG AGGATCGGAGAGGTGTGTCATGGTGAGGCGCTGCGCTCCACCTTGGACCTCGAAAATTCTCGGGCATGCGATGGGCAGTTTGAAGAAGAGTACAAGCCTATTAAAGCTGTCGGGAAAGGAGCTTTTGGATTTGTCTGGAGGGCAATACGGCGCTGTGACGGGCAGGAA GTCATTGTGAAGTTTATCAGCAAGGCGAGGATCATCAGTGACTGCTGGGTAGATGACCCTATGTTGGGTCGAGTCAGTCAGGAGATCGCCATCCTGACTCGAGTGCAGCACCACAACATCGTCAAG GTGCTGGAGGTGTTTGAAAACGGCAGTTACTTTCAGATGGTGATGGAGAAACACGGAGATGGTTTGGACCTTTTTGAATTCATTGACATGCAGCCGCAGCTGGATGAGCCCTTGGCGAGCTACATCTTTCGACAG CTTGTCGCAGCGATCTTTTACTTGAGGTCAAAGAACATCTTGCATCGAGACATTAAAGACGAGAACATCATCATTGACAAGTGTTTCCACATTCGCCTCATCGACTTCGGGTCTGCGACAATGATGGCTCCAGGGAAGCTTTTTTACAATTTCTGCGGTACATTGGAGTACTGCTCCCCTGAGGTACTCCAAGGAAACCC CTACGAGGGTCCGGACTTGGAGATGTGGTCTCTTGGGGTTTTGCTCTACACATTGCTGTTCAGTGAAAACCCCTTTAGTGGGGTAGCTGAAATCCTGGAAGCCAAGATCAAT